In Mercurialis annua linkage group LG6, ddMerAnnu1.2, whole genome shotgun sequence, the following are encoded in one genomic region:
- the LOC126687780 gene encoding uncharacterized protein LOC126687780, which translates to MGYDNSFSVDSIGRKGGLTFIWKAEFEVEVIGSSCNFIDLHVKSVVEQVWRLTVFYGCPERNRRRDSWKIIQDLSLVNSLPWCIIGDFNDILSHDEKRGGARQPSWLVNGFREAILNSGLSDMGATSYKYTWSRGRDSAEVIENSWRCRPEADFLEKLSFTMEGLKSWSGDCAPKFRSRLKGIRDRMRRFQKRTDTRGLQQYNNLVKEYNNLLGEEEVYWKQRAKRFWLSEGDSNTRYFKNFATGRKRVNRVDRLRDEQGIWRDTKQEVDDIILRYFETLFTEPHVGSIDLLNVETCISDLDNEFSLSPLSNLEVRNATFNGLNNKNIALTPKVNNPETVFDLTPISLCNVAYKIISKVLANRMKNLMPKIISENQSAFVENRLITDNFLIAYEIGIT; encoded by the exons ATGGGTTATGATAATTCTTTTTCGGTCGACAGCATAGGTCGGAAAGGAGGTCTGACTTTTATTTGGAAGGCGGAGTTTGAAGTAGAAGTCATTGGATCGTCCTGTAACTTCATTGATTTGCATGTAAAGTCCGTAGTAGAGCAAGTGTGGCGTTTAACAGTTTTTTATGGTTGCCCAGAGAGGAATAGAAGGCGTGATTCGTGGAAGATCATTCAAGATCTAAGCTTAGTAAATTCCCTGCCTTGGTGTATTATAGGGGATTTTAACGATATTCTTTCGCATGATGAAAAGCGTGGAGGTGCTCGTCAGCCTAGCTGGTTAGTAAATGGGTTTCGAGAAGCTATCTTAAACAGTGGTCTCAGCGATATGGGAGCCACAAGTTACAAATATACTTGGTCCCGTGGTAGAG ATAGTGCGGAAGTCATCGAAAATTCGTGGAGATGCAGGCCTGAGGCTGATTTTCTCGAAAAGTTGTCCTTTACAATGGAGGGTCTCAAAAGTTGGAGCGGTGACTGTGCTCCTAAGTTCAGATCTCGATTGAAGGGCATTCGGGATCGTATGAGAAGATTCCAAAAAAGAACTGATACTAGGGGTTTGCAGCAGTATAACAACTTGGTGAAGGAGTATAATAATTTGCTTGGGGAGGAAGAAGTTTATTGGAAACAGAGGGCAAAGAGATTTTGGCTCTCAGAAGGGGACTCCAATActagatattttaaaaactttgCAACAGGCAGGAAGAGAGTCAATAGAGTCGACCGGTTGCGTGATGAGCAAGGTATTTGGAGAGACACGAAGCAGGAGGTTGACGACATCATTTTGAGGTATTTTGAAACTTTGTTCACAGAACCACATGTTGGCAGTATTGATCTATTGAATGTTGAAACTTGTATTTCTGATTTGGATAATGAATTCTCGTTGAGTCCTTTGTCTAATCTTGAGGTTAGAAATGCAACTTTTA ATggtttgaataataaaaatatagctTTAACTCCTAAAGTTAATAATCCGGAAACTGTTTTCGATCTCACACCCATCTCCCTTTGTAATGTGGCGTATAAAATCATCTCTAAAGTCTTGGCGAATAGAATGAAGAACTTAATGCCTAAAATTATCTCAGAGAATCAAAGTGCTTTTGTTGAGAATAGGTTAATTACCGATAATTTCCTTATTGCTTATGAGATAGGCATTACTTGA